CATTTTCAAATGGTTTAAAAGATACAATAAGAGAAATTTGGGCATCATCTGGTATATCATCTTTAGGAAATACAATTTTCCCTGTTACTATCTGAGTATAATCTCTTGCCACTTGTGAAAATTTTGGGAAAAAACAATAAGTGGGTGAAAATTCTTTATCTTTATATTTCAACTTTGCGTTTACAGTCCTCCCAAATTGAGGATAATTACCAAAAAGAGTAACTTCAAAAGATATTTTATCATTTTCTTTTGCAAGAATTTTTTCAACCATATCAATATCAACTTTCTCATTATTTTCTGCTGCTTTTTTTCCTATTAAAGCAACTTTTAAAAATGGGGTAATTAAAATCGCCCTGCCCTTTCCATAATCATATCCAAGGTTCACTGCCCAATTTTCAGTAAATTCAGTATAACTTAAAGAGAAATTATCTTTTCCAAAATTAAGACATTCTTCAATTTCTTTATCGCTCAATGGTAAATTATAATTTTCCTTTTTTTTCTGACATCCAGTTAATATTACAAAAATTAATAATAGAAAAAATATCTTTTTCATATTATTTATTATAAATTTTTTAAAAATTTTCGTCAATTATTATTGCCAAAAATACCTCTTGTGTGGTATGATAAATCATTGGAGGAAAAAATGGAAAAAATTGTAATTTTTGATACAACTTTGAGAGATGGTGAACAATCTCCAGGGGCGAGTTTAACAAGTGAAGAGAAATTAAAAATATCTTTTCAACTTGAAAAATTAGGAGTTGATATTATTGAAGGTGGTTTTCCAATTGCATCGGAAGATGACGCAAAGGCAGTAAAAGAAATAGGAGAAAAAATTAAAAAAAGCAGTGTATGTGCTCTTGCAAGATGTAAAAATCAAGATATTGATGTTGCTCTAAAATCACTTGAAAAAGCAAATAAACCACGACTCCATTTGTTTCTTGCAACATCTGAAATACATAGAAAATATAAATTAAATAAAGCAAAAAGTGAAATCGTCAGAATTGCAAAAGAATCAGTTAGATATGCAAAAAAATTTATTGATGATATTGAATTTTCACCGGAGGATGCTTCAAGAACAGAAATTGACTTTCTAATTGAGGTATCAAAAGCAGTTATTGAAGAAGGAGCAAAAACAATAAATATTCCAGATACTGTTGGTTATTCAAATCCATGGGAATTTGGAGAAATGATAAAAATGCTTAAAGAAAATTTACCAGATGATATAATTTTAAGTGTTCACTGCCACAATGACCTTGGACTTGCAGTTGCAAATTCACTTTCTGCTATTTTAAATGGAGCAAAACAGATAGAATGCACAATAAATGGTATTGGAGAAAGAGCAGGAAATGCTTCACTTGA
The bacterium DNA segment above includes these coding regions:
- a CDS encoding membrane lipoprotein lipid attachment site-containing protein produces the protein MKKIFFLLLIFVILTGCQKKKENYNLPLSDKEIEECLNFGKDNFSLSYTEFTENWAVNLGYDYGKGRAILITPFLKVALIGKKAAENNEKVDIDMVEKILAKENDKISFEVTLFGNYPQFGRTVNAKLKYKDKEFSPTYCFFPKFSQVARDYTQIVTGKIVFPKDDIPDDAQISLIVSFKPFENEKEETCTFDFDLKRLK